The window TGCTTCTAGTAAAGATGGAGATAGTAGTGCTAAGAGAAGCGGGCAACGGGTGAGTTCTTGATTAGTATTTCCAatactttaatttttgatttatttatctatctATTTTGAATTCTTTCGTTTCATCAGGTTGTATGGGGTTAAGATTCTAATGGTTTGATTGCATTTGTTGACTATATACTGTTCCTTTGGAGGTTTTTTGGACTTTTCATGACCGATGCTGgattgaatttatttattcctGAGCTTTTCTTGCATTGTCTTTCTCCATGAGGGTTTCCCATCCTTTGTACCTTTTTGTTTGAGCTTATATGCTAGCAAATTATAGCTAAGTTTTGCATACAAAGATGGTTGGACTAAGTTTTTGTGTTAAAAGATAATCAAGTATGTAAAGTATGAAGCAGTGTTAATAAAAGAATCAACCACGAACCAGAATTTTAAGAGTTGCTGCCGCGAGGTTTCTACATtcaacatttcttttttttttttgtctatgTGTCTATAGGTACTGGAAGCCTTGCGTAGATGAGATTTAGAAATTCAGAAAGTCACCATAACTTTCTAGCATAGTGCCAATTggaaacaaaagcaaaagatttcttttgatatatgtTGATGCAGTTCTCTAAATATTTTGTTGAGATCTTTctacaaataataaaattgacCTGTGAAAAATTTGTTCTTCAATTAATTTGTAGTTATAATGTATTACGTGCAGAAAAGGAAGTTGTCTGACATGTTAGGGCCTCAATGGACTAAGGAAGAGCTTGAGCGTTTCTATGAAGCGTATCGCAAGTATGGGAAAGATTGGAAGAAGGTTAGTTGTGATTATAATACTGGGTTTTATTATTGGTTGTCGTAATTAACCTTTATTTAGATGGCATATGTTTTAGATATTGTACtctaattttctaattttataataaaatcaGAATAGCTACTTTATGATAGTTGCTTTTAAGTGCATGTAGTTGGGAGATCTGGCTTTTGGTTGTTGTGGTTTTacctttttcttattttgctTCTTATGGGTTTCTAGGTTGCTACTGTGGTACGAAATCGATCTGTGGAAATGGTAGAAGCTCTGTACACTATGAATAGGGTAAGCATGGATTTAATAACATATCATTATTATCTTGTAATGAAGGGATGCTATTTTCATTATAATCATGTGTGACTATTGTTTACATATAATGTgacaatgacaaaatcaagaaGGTGCTTGGGTGCTTTAAACtcatcaagagaaaattttaccGTGTTTTCAGGCCTACTTATCTCTCCCGGAAGGCACTGCTTCTGTGGTTGGACTCATAGCGATGATGACTGATCACTATTGTGTTATGGTGAGTGTTTAATATAATCTGGCCATTCTTTAGAATTCTACTTGGATCTGAGGTTTTTGAAAAGATTTGCACTTGTATTCTGCTACTTTGACTAATTCATCTCTCTGTCAGTCACCTTTGTGACAATACTATCCTCCCTTATTGTCATAGGATATAATTATGCTGAATAGGCAAATTTTATAAGTTGACCAGATCATTACTTGCTCTCACTTTGTTATTTACTGTCTAAATACCAATTTTAGTGTCAATGAAAATTCCTTGGTCAGTAGTCTCCCATCTTTTAGATTTGGATTATCTTATTAATGATGTGGTCTTTAAGGCATGCTGTTTTATATGCTATCAATTGAGCTTGGATGCATCTAGGAAATGTAAATAATTATGGGAATGCCTTCTATGGAACTGAAGTTATTGGATTGTGAGATGGTAGGGAGGAAGTGATAGTGAACAAGAAAGCAATGAGGGCGTGGGAGCTTCTCGGAAACCTCAGAAGCGTAGTAGGGGAAAACTTCGAGATCAACCCTCTAAAAGTTTAGATAAGTCATTTCCTGATCTTTTGCAATTTCATTCAGCTGCATCAAGTTATGGTTGCTTGTCATTGTTGAAGAGGAGACGCTCTGGTAAAGATCTCTTTCTCACTCTCTTTAGTCTTCCTAAACATATATATTCTGCACATACATTGGGTTTTGAGGTGGCATTCGCATTTACTGTTTAATAGTAGCAATTAGGCTACTCTAGGAAAGCTCTATATTATTCAGCAACAGATGTTATGCATTAAAACTTAAGCTCTTAACATTAGGCTGCTGTACCtcattagtttttaatttttttgcattCATTTCAGAAAGTAGGCCCCGTGCTGTTGGAAAAAGGACTCCTCGTGTtcctatttctttttctcatgACAAAAACAAAGGAGAAAGGTACTTTTCACCTATTAGGCAGGGCATGAAACTAAAGGTGGATACcgttgatgatgatgttgcTCATGAGATAGCATTAGTTTTGACGGAGGCATCACAAAGAGGTGGATCTCCTCAAGTTTCTCGAACACCAAACAGAAAAGCAGAGGCATCTTCACCTATTCTCAACAGTGAAAGGATGGTAAtctgtttttatttgatgttttACAATGCTTTATCTGGTACTTTCTTTCATTCAgaaattaattgattacttTTTTCAGAATGCTGAGTCAGAAACTACTAGTGCCAAGATTCATGGTAGTGAAATGGATGAGGATGCTTGTGAATTGAGCTTAGGAAGCACTGAAGCTGATAATGCTGATTATGCTAGAggtaaaaattattcaatgaATATAGAAGGGACTGGTACCATTGAAGTTCAACAGAAGGGAAAAAGATACTACAGAAGGAAGCCAGGGGTTGAGGAAAGTGTAAACAATCATCTGGAAGACACAAAAGAAGCCTGTAGTGGGACGGAAGAAGATCAAAAGTTATGTGATTTCAAGGGAAAGTTTGAAGCAGAGGTTGCAGATACCAAACCTTCTAGAGGCTCCATCAAGGGTCTAAggaaaagaagtaaaaaagtGTTGTTTGGGAGAGGTATGATGATATTTGCCTTTaagaaaagtcttacttccctctatttcctttctttttctatctGGTTTATGTCAACAAATGCTACTCCCTCTGAGTTAATTTTCTATAATGTTGATATGTTATTTTTTGTGTATCTTTTCTGCTTATTTGTATAAGTATGAGTGCTCCTTGTATACCTATGTTATCTGGAGGTCTAATGTTGGCATGTTTCTCTTCAGAAAGGTAATTTCCTCTAAAACATGtttctttaaagtttttttctGCATTCTGTTCCTCGCTGCTTTTCTTGcaatattttcaaagataatttttgtcaaaatctTATTAGACTGTTAATCATACTTGACCAGCCTTTCCCCCCCTTCTCTTTGTGACTTTATTTGAGTGAGCTTTGACTTTAACCTGTGGAACTTTCGCTATGTCTTGTGTCATCAATTCTTTTAGACCCTTTTCTTTTGCAGTTGAAGACACTTCCTTTGATGCCCTGCAAACTCTAGCAGATCTGTCCTTGATGATGCCAGAAACTGCTGCTGATACTGGTAAGACACATATGTTTTGACCAATAAACAAAAACtttagaattgattttgtggtAGGATTTACTGTTATATGAGCTGGCTAGTTTTTTCCTTAGCTAAATCTCATCATTgttgtttttccttcctttagATGGATGAACCTCATTAGATGCATAAGTTGGATATGGTTTGACCTGAATGGCTTGTTAAAGAATTGTCTATTGAGTAATTTAGCCGAATAGTTATGACAAATAATGCATTCAATGAAATGCCAAGctattaaattgattttaccATATATCATTTATTCTTCCAGAAGTAGTACCTTgttcaattattattatttttttttgaaaattacctCATTCAATTATTACTATGCATGTGGCAGCCTTTATATGCTAAATGCTATAATATACCAAGTTtgcaagttttttttttatgtaataaGCCCAACTTGCCACCTTATTTTTTGCCGAATTCAGTCTTCTGTCATACATTATAGATCTGAATTGAAGTAAGTAATGACTTAAAATCATAGCCTGTGAAAGAAATCGTAGAAGGGTTTGAGTAGTCAAAATATTTGGGTCATGTATGAGTATATTATGCACAAAATGCTTTAATCCTCCAGAATTATAGGTGTGACTCtagtaagatttttcaaatggaattttcatttttcagaTAATCTCTTCATTAAGTGCAAGCTTgcaattttattaaagataaaaaCCTGCTTTAGTTTTTAACTTACCATATTGTCCCAATCTCTCATAGTGTTATTATGCACTATAAGATTAGGCTACATTGCAAATTTCTCCTTGTTGTGTCTTTGTCCCATTCCGCAAGCAAGCTATGTGTAAATGATTTCATTTGTACTGTCTCTAGCTTGAACTGCACTCCCTAAATCCTTCTTGATAATTCAAACTCTGGAAGATCTCTCTGTCTGAATGTGTTTATATAATATGTCATATCCCacctctcttttttctttttgtgtgtGTCAGAGTCATCTGTGCAGTTcaaggaagagaaaaatgaagttGTTGAGAAGACTAAACTGAAAGGAAACCATCCTGTTTCTGGAGCTAAAGGCACTGCCCCCAAAACATGTAAACAGGGAAAAGTTTTTGGTCATGATGTTCGTGCTATTCCCGAGGCAAAGGAGGAAACACACCCAGGTAATGTTGGAATGCGGAAAAGGAGACAGAAGTCCTCACCATATAAAGTAAGAGTTAATGCAAACCTGTTtgcttgttttctcttttgtaGGTGaatactttatttttcattggttttttttttgtctaaaatTTCTCATTGGGTTTATTACATGAAACAATGACCGTATGTAACTTGCTCACTAGTTGCAGATTCCAAAAGATGAAACTGATGCTGATTCTCATTTGGGTGAATCTCGAAACATTGAGGtttgtatttttcaattttttagcTTCAAAGAGTTGTGATGGCTCCTTTTGGTTCTTTCTGGTAAAAAAGCTCAAAAAAGGCTAAACTTGtgatataaaatttcatttctGTCTCCCCATTGGATGTAGCAATATGATGGTCTTTTAAGATACTTTTCTGTAGAATATTAGATAAACTTTTTACTCATATATGCGGTAAACGTTCTTTATTCTGAGCAAGTGTATTGAACTTTATGAATTGGGTGCATgctaaaaaatctttttcctttttggtgcAAGTATACCTGACACCTATAGCCTGAGTTTGagtgacaaataaaataagaaatataacAATAGATTTATAAGAATTAGGAAGAGAAAATACTATgcaaaagaattaaagaaatctTTTATGAAGTGAAGATAATGGGGAGATAAATTCATAAGGAAATGTTCTTTTTACATGAAGACTGTTTTTCTGAAAAAGGATGAAGTGTGTAAATAGGTGAAGGTGTGAGTTGGTTAAATGATCAACTCAGTTAAATGTTTTACCCGATTTGTGGGTCAGCCGAGGGCATTCTACGCTGGTATGATGTCTGGTTCTGTTAGTAATTATTTCTTTCTCCCTCTTTCGACCATTGCAATTGAGGGTCTTCTTTGTAACTAAAACATGTGCCTATTGtatacattattttttttgtaaaattgcACTCTCCAGGGTCATGTTCTTGTCTTCATCACTTATAACTGTTTCTTGATGTTGTTATTTTTATGTTCATTTTTTAGGCTTTAGATGAGGTAAAGAATTTTCCAAGCAAAGGTAAACGCTCTAATAATGTTGCACATTCAAAGCAAGGGAAATCAGTGAGACCTCCAGAGCATCGTTCCTCAAGTACTGATCATGGAAGGGACTTGAACAATTCAGCTCCATCTACCATACAGGTTTCACCTGTTAACCAGGTCAACCTACCCACAAAAGTCAGGAGTAAGAGAAAGATAGATGCACAGAAACAAGTGATTGGGAAGGATATAAAGTCCTCTGATGGTATTGTGAAGGGAAAATTTAGTGTTCCAGTTAGTTTATTCCATGACAGAGCACTCAATCTGAAGGTAACGTTATATACTTTAACAATTCCATTGAAGTTGAGTTTCTATGTCTTTGGTTTCGtttgatatatgtatattctGTATAACAGGAAAAGCTTTGTAACTTCCTATGTCCATATCAAGCACGGAGATGGTGTACCTTTGAGTGGTTCTGTAGTACAATTGATTATCCATGGTTTGCTAAAAGGGAGTTTGTGGAGTATTTGGATCATGTAGGATTGGGTCATGTTCCAAGATTAACTCGTGTTGAATGGGGTGTCATAAGGAGGTATAGCTTTCTACTTTGGAATCTTAATAAGGTTTTAGGTGTTGGTGCTCTACTTAGATAATGTCATGTTGATGCAGTTCCCTTGGCAAGCCACGAAGGTTTTCTGAGCAATTTttgaaggaagaaagagagaagctTTATCAATATCGGGAATCTGTTAGAACGCATTATGCTGAACTCCGTGCTGGTATTGGTGAAGGACTTCCAACTGATTTAGCTCGACCTCTATCAGTTGGACAGCGTGTTATTGCTATTCATCCAAAAACTAGAGAGATTCATGATGGAAATGTGTTAATTGTTGACCATAGTAGGTACCGGATTCAATTTGACAGCACTGAGCTAGGAGTGGAATCTGTCatggtaaaattttattttatggagTTGCTTCATTTATGATAGCTATATGTTCATTTCATTCAACTGAAGATGTAGAATATGGCCATTAAGGCCTTTGTCTAATAGATTAAAGGCAGGCTAAGGCTTTGGGAGGTCCCTTTCTTAAATTTCTTTTGTCTAAATACACGAGTACATGTATGCATACCTGCTATTGAATCTCATTTAGCT is drawn from Theobroma cacao cultivar B97-61/B2 chromosome 4, Criollo_cocoa_genome_V2, whole genome shotgun sequence and contains these coding sequences:
- the LOC18603464 gene encoding protein ALWAYS EARLY 3 isoform X2, with the protein product MAPSRKSKSVNKKFSYVNEVASSKDGDSSAKRSGQRKRKLSDMLGPQWTKEELERFYEAYRKYGKDWKKVATVVRNRSVEMVEALYTMNRAYLSLPEGTASVVGLIAMMTDHYCVMGGSDSEQESNEGVGASRKPQKRSRGKLRDQPSKSLDKSFPDLLQFHSAASSYGCLSLLKRRRSESRPRAVGKRTPRVPISFSHDKNKGERYFSPIRQGMKLKVDTVDDDVAHEIALVLTEASQRGGSPQVSRTPNRKAEASSPILNSERMNAESETTSAKIHGSEMDEDACELSLGSTEADNADYARGKNYSMNIEGTGTIEVQQKGKRYYRRKPGVEESVNNHLEDTKEACSGTEEDQKLCDFKGKFEAEVADTKPSRGSIKGLRKRSKKVLFGRVEDTSFDALQTLADLSLMMPETAADTESSVQFKEEKNEVVEKTKLKGNHPVSGAKGTAPKTCKQGKVFGHDVRAIPEAKEETHPGNVGMRKRRQKSSPYKIPKDETDADSHLGESRNIEALDEVKNFPSKGKRSNNVAHSKQGKSVRPPEHRSSSTDHGRDLNNSAPSTIQVSPVNQVNLPTKVRSKRKIDAQKQVIGKDIKSSDGIVKGKFSVPVSLFHDRALNLKEKLCNFLCPYQARRWCTFEWFCSTIDYPWFAKREFVEYLDHVGLGHVPRLTRVEWGVIRSSLGKPRRFSEQFLKEEREKLYQYRESVRTHYAELRAGIGEGLPTDLARPLSVGQRVIAIHPKTREIHDGNVLIVDHSRYRIQFDSTELGVESVMDIDCMALNPLENLPASLVRQNAAVRKFFENYNELKMNGQPKESKMEENIKFASCEENANSPSRTSPSTFSVGNLSQLVKVDPSSPNLQLKVGPMETVYTQQAVNSQPSALALIQAREADVEALSQLTRALDKKHLQEAVVSELRRMNDEVLENQKGGDNSIKDSDSFKKQYAAVLLQLNEVNEQVSSALFSLRQRNTYQGTSSVRLLKPLAKIGEHGCQLSSFDHSMHHAQESVSHVAEIVESSRTKARSMVDAAMQAMSSLRKGGKSIERIEDAIDFVNNQLSVDDLSVPAPRSSIPIDSAHSTVTFHDHLTAFVSNPLATGHAPDTKLQNSSDQDDLRIPSDLIVHCVATLLMIQKCTERQFPPGDVAQVLDSAVTSLKPCCSQNLSIYAEIQKCMGIIRNQILALVPT
- the LOC18603464 gene encoding protein ALWAYS EARLY 3 isoform X1, giving the protein MAPSRKSKSVNKKFSYVNEVASSKDGDSSAKRSGQRKRKLSDMLGPQWTKEELERFYEAYRKYGKDWKKVATVVRNRSVEMVEALYTMNRAYLSLPEGTASVVGLIAMMTDHYCVMGGSDSEQESNEGVGASRKPQKRSRGKLRDQPSKSLDKSFPDLLQFHSAASSYGCLSLLKRRRSESRPRAVGKRTPRVPISFSHDKNKGERYFSPIRQGMKLKVDTVDDDVAHEIALVLTEASQRGGSPQVSRTPNRKAEASSPILNSERMNAESETTSAKIHGSEMDEDACELSLGSTEADNADYARGKNYSMNIEGTGTIEVQQKGKRYYRRKPGVEESVNNHLEDTKEACSGTEEDQKLCDFKGKFEAEVADTKPSRGSIKGLRKRSKKVLFGRVEDTSFDALQTLADLSLMMPETAADTESSVQFKEEKNEVVEKTKLKGNHPVSGAKGTAPKTCKQGKVFGHDVRAIPEAKEETHPGNVGMRKRRQKSSPYKLQIPKDETDADSHLGESRNIEALDEVKNFPSKGKRSNNVAHSKQGKSVRPPEHRSSSTDHGRDLNNSAPSTIQVSPVNQVNLPTKVRSKRKIDAQKQVIGKDIKSSDGIVKGKFSVPVSLFHDRALNLKEKLCNFLCPYQARRWCTFEWFCSTIDYPWFAKREFVEYLDHVGLGHVPRLTRVEWGVIRSSLGKPRRFSEQFLKEEREKLYQYRESVRTHYAELRAGIGEGLPTDLARPLSVGQRVIAIHPKTREIHDGNVLIVDHSRYRIQFDSTELGVESVMDIDCMALNPLENLPASLVRQNAAVRKFFENYNELKMNGQPKESKMEENIKFASCEENANSPSRTSPSTFSVGNLSQLVKVDPSSPNLQLKVGPMETVYTQQAVNSQPSALALIQAREADVEALSQLTRALDKKHLQEAVVSELRRMNDEVLENQKGGDNSIKDSDSFKKQYAAVLLQLNEVNEQVSSALFSLRQRNTYQGTSSVRLLKPLAKIGEHGCQLSSFDHSMHHAQESVSHVAEIVESSRTKARSMVDAAMQAMSSLRKGGKSIERIEDAIDFVNNQLSVDDLSVPAPRSSIPIDSAHSTVTFHDHLTAFVSNPLATGHAPDTKLQNSSDQDDLRIPSDLIVHCVATLLMIQKCTERQFPPGDVAQVLDSAVTSLKPCCSQNLSIYAEIQKCMGIIRNQILALVPT
- the LOC18603464 gene encoding protein ALWAYS EARLY 3 isoform X3; the protein is MAPSRKSKSVNKKFSYVNEVASSKDGDSSAKRSGQRKRKLSDMLGPQWTKEELERFYEAYRKYGKDWKKVATVVRNRSVEMVEALYTMNRAYLSLPEGTASVVGLIAMMTDHYCVMGGSDSEQESNEGVGASRKPQKRSRGKLRDQPSKSLDKSFPDLLQFHSAASSYGCLSLLKRRRSESRPRAVGKRTPRVPISFSHDKNKGERYFSPIRQGMKLKVDTVDDDVAHEIALVLTEASQRGGSPQVSRTPNRKAEASSPILNSERMNAESETTSAKIHGSEMDEDACELSLGSTEADNADYARGKNYSMNIEGTGTIEVQQKGKRYYRRKPGVEESVNNHLEDTKEACSGTEEDQKLCDFKGKFEAEVADTKPSRGSIKGLRKRSKKVLFGRVEDTSFDALQTLADLSLMMPETAADTESSVQFKEEKNEVVEKTKLKGNHPVSGAKGTAPKTCKQGKVFGHDVRAIPEAKEETHPGNVGMRKRRQKSSPYKLQIPKDETDADSHLGESRNIEALDEVKNFPSKGKRSNNVAHSKQGKSVRPPEHRSSSTDHGRDLNNSAPSTIQVSPVNQVNLPTKVRSKRKIDAQKQVIGKDIKSSDGIVKGKFSVPVSLFHDRALNLKEKLCNFLCPYQARRWCTFEWFCSTIDYPWFAKREFVEYLDHVGLGHVPRLTRVEWGVIRSSLGKPRRFSEQFLKEEREKLYQYRESVRTHYAELRAGIGEGLPTDLARPLSVGQRVIAIHPKTREIHDGNVLIVDHSRYRIQFDSTELGVESVMDIDCMALNPLENLPASLVRQNAAVRKFFENYNELKMNGQPKESKMEENIKFASCEENANSPSRTSPSTFSVGNLSQLVKVDPSSPNLQLKVGPMETVYTQQAVNSQPSALALIQAREADVEALSQLTRALDKKEAVVSELRRMNDEVLENQKGGDNSIKDSDSFKKQYAAVLLQLNEVNEQVSSALFSLRQRNTYQGTSSVRLLKPLAKIGEHGCQLSSFDHSMHHAQESVSHVAEIVESSRTKARSMVDAAMQAMSSLRKGGKSIERIEDAIDFVNNQLSVDDLSVPAPRSSIPIDSAHSTVTFHDHLTAFVSNPLATGHAPDTKLQNSSDQDDLRIPSDLIVHCVATLLMIQKCTERQFPPGDVAQVLDSAVTSLKPCCSQNLSIYAEIQKCMGIIRNQILALVPT